The Haloarchaeobius sp. HME9146 genome includes a region encoding these proteins:
- a CDS encoding ABC transporter permease, with protein sequence MSHETGEGTSSQAPSVEDDDPQPATYWDLSKAVLYREFLLFVRYPANAIGGIVISLFFFGLLFYGGQMLAGQALTDSIEGIIVGYFLWTLAVGAYSSLSNDIGSEVQWGTLERHFMTPFGFAPVALAKGVAKVIRTFVTSIVVLAVMLVLTGTTLQLNVLTIVVVATLSIASVLGLGFAAGGITVLYKQVGNWLNLLQFSFILLISAPAFDLGWTRFLPLAQGSALLQRTMIDGTRLWEFPLLDLAVLGGVAGGYVGVGYLIFQYTTRRARKLGVLGDY encoded by the coding sequence ATGAGTCACGAGACTGGTGAGGGCACCTCATCGCAGGCACCGTCAGTAGAAGACGATGACCCACAGCCGGCGACCTACTGGGACCTGTCGAAGGCCGTCCTCTACCGGGAGTTCCTCCTGTTCGTGCGCTATCCGGCGAACGCCATCGGTGGCATCGTCATCTCCCTGTTCTTCTTCGGCCTGCTGTTCTATGGCGGGCAGATGCTCGCCGGGCAAGCCCTGACCGACTCGATAGAGGGTATCATCGTCGGGTACTTCCTCTGGACGCTCGCGGTCGGAGCCTACAGTTCGCTCTCGAACGACATCGGGAGCGAGGTCCAGTGGGGTACCCTCGAGCGCCACTTCATGACGCCCTTTGGCTTCGCCCCGGTCGCGCTCGCGAAGGGCGTCGCCAAGGTTATCAGAACGTTCGTCACCTCGATAGTCGTCCTCGCCGTCATGCTCGTCCTGACCGGGACGACACTCCAGTTGAACGTCCTGACCATCGTCGTGGTCGCGACCCTTTCGATCGCGTCCGTGCTTGGGCTCGGGTTCGCTGCAGGCGGTATCACCGTCCTCTACAAGCAGGTCGGGAACTGGCTCAACCTCCTGCAGTTCAGCTTCATCCTCCTCATCTCGGCACCCGCATTCGATTTGGGCTGGACGCGCTTCCTCCCGCTGGCACAGGGGAGCGCGCTGCTTCAGCGCACGATGATCGATGGCACCCGGTTGTGGGAGTTCCCACTGCTCGACCTCGCCGTCCTCGGGGGGGTGGCAGGTGGCTACGTGGGCGTCGGATATCTCATCTTCCAGTACACGACGAGACGGGCGCGAAAGCTGGGCGTCCTCGGGGATTACTGA